The DNA region ATGGGTTTGATGGAGAAATTAGTAAAATAATAGGCGAAGCCTGGCTGGTGGACCCGACCATAACGTCTAAATGGGAAGTTCAGTTTATCTGGCCTTTTTCGCTCGATTATTGGGTGATTGATGTAGAAGAGAACTTTAATTACGCTGTTATTGGTGAGCCGGACATGGAAAACTTTTGGATCCTGAGCCGAGAACCTATTATGGAAAAAGGTCTTCTCGCCAAAATAATTGCAAGATCAAAAATGAAAGGTTATGACCTTTCCAATTTAATATTAACACCCCAGGACGAGTTACATAGCAAATGTCTAACTCAATGGGTTTATAAAGAGATTGAAGGAAAAATTACTCAGAGTTGTTGAGTTATATTTATAAAACTGTAAATATAAAAAAATATAAATAGTGTGACTAATTGGAAAATTAAAATAATTGGTACTGTTGCTAATCTACTGAGGCAGGGATTAAACCCAAAAAAAATTTCAATAGTAATTTCATTAGGTGTCACTATAAGTGTTTTTCCCGTACTAGGGGTTACCACTTTATTTTGCACTGCAATATCTATTTTTTTTAAATTAAACTTGCCTGTAATTCAGCTTGTCAATTATGCCGCATTTCCTTTACAAGTAATATTATTTATTCCATTTTTAAAAATAGGAGAAAAAGTTTCAAATGTTTCATTAGATCCACTGTCTCAGGCTCATTTAATTGCTACTTTTGATGAAGGATTTGTTCGAGCCATTACAGTATTGTTTGATTACTTAATGTTAGCTTGTTTAGGCTGGATTTTAATAGCTCTTCCTATGTT from Nitrospinota bacterium includes:
- a CDS encoding lipocalin family protein, whose product is MMSNGNIKKFISILTLFAVLINALLISSAIAEENKNLKVVSNLDLHKFQGIWYEIAHNPWFPENNCFAMIAHYKLIEDNKIEVTNICRKHGFDGEISKIIGEAWLVDPTITSKWEVQFIWPFSLDYWVIDVEENFNYAVIGEPDMENFWILSREPIMEKGLLAKIIARSKMKGYDLSNLILTPQDELHSKCLTQWVYKEIEGKITQSC
- a CDS encoding DUF2062 domain-containing protein, with translation MNSVTNWKIKIIGTVANLLRQGLNPKKISIVISLGVTISVFPVLGVTTLFCTAISIFFKLNLPVIQLVNYAAFPLQVILFIPFLKIGEKVSNVSLDPLSQAHLIATFDEGFVRAITVLFDYLMLACLGWILIALPMFITLYFPILTILNKYKPILVKLGINK